From Xenopus tropicalis strain Nigerian chromosome 3, UCB_Xtro_10.0, whole genome shotgun sequence, the proteins below share one genomic window:
- the kctd9 gene encoding BTB/POZ domain-containing protein KCTD9 (The RefSeq protein has 1 substitution compared to this genomic sequence), with protein sequence MRRVTLFVRGSSRHGKVVLVSGSLSDLLSLASIRFGIQATQVFNENGGQIDDVSLIRDDDILYVSEEESDVDPMNSFDIPEQLTGGHTDWLTLNVGGRYFTTTRSTLVSKEPDSMLSHMFSDRDAWGNKKDHTGAFLIDRSPEYFEPILNYLRHGQLIVNDGVNLLGVLEEAKFFGIDSLIEHLELAIKNSQPADDHSPISRKEFIRFLLATPTKSELRCQGLNFSGADLSRLDLRYINFKMANLSRCNLTHANLCGACLERTDLSGSVLDGANLQGVKMLCSNAEGASLKGCNFEDPSGLKANLEGANLKGVDMEGSQMTGINLRVATLKNAKLKNCNLRGATLAGTDLENCDLSGCDLQEANLRGSNVKGAIFEEMLTPLHMSQSVR encoded by the exons ATGAGGCGGGTCACCCTATTTGTGAGGGGAAGCTCCCGGCACGGCAAG GTGGTTCTAGTCTCTGGGTCTCTCTCAGACCTGCTGTCTCTGGCCAGCATCAGGTTTGGAATACAAGCAACACAAGTGTTCAACGAAAATGGAGGACAGATAGACGATGTTTCTCTCATCCG TGATGATGATATCCTGTATGTGTCTGAGGAGGAATCTGATGTAG ACCCAATGAACAGTTTCGACATCCCTGAGCAGCTAACAGGAGGTCATACAGACTGGCTTACCCTGAATGTGGGAGGTCGATATTTTACCACTACAAG GAGCACACTTGTCAGCAAGGAACCAGACAGCATGTTGTCCCACATGTTCAGCGACAGAG ATGCCTGGGGAAATAAAAGGGATCATACCGGTGCTTTCCTGATTGACCGCAGTCCAGAATATTTTGAGCCGATCCTAAATTACCTGCGTCATGGGCAGCTGATAGTCAATGATGGAGTGAACCTGCTGG GAGTACTGGAGGAGGCCAAGTTCTTTGGTATCGATTCTTTGATAGAACACTTGGAACTGGCCATCAAG AATTCCCAACCTGCAGATGATCATTCTCCCATATCTCGTAAGGAGTTTATTCGATTCCTCTTGGCCACTCCCACCAAATCAGAATTGCGCTGCCAG GGTCTCAATTTCAGTGGTGCTGACCTCTCTCGCTTGGATCTAAGATATATAAACTTTAAGATGGCCAACCTAAGTAGATGTAATCTGACCCATGCAAATCTATGTGGAGCCTGCTTGGAGCGGACTGACCTGTCTGGATCGGTATTAGAT GGGGCCAATCTCCAGGGGGTGAAGATGCTCTGCTCTAATGCAGAAGGAGCTTCCCTAAAAGGATGTAACTTTGAAGATCCATCTGGACTGAAAGCAAATTTAGaag GGGCTAATCTGAAGGGCGTTGACATGGAGGGCAGTCAGATGACTGGCATTAACCTACGTGTAGCAACTCTTAAAAATGCCAAACTGAAAAACTGCAACCTACGGGGCGCTACCCTGGCAGGGACAGACCTAGAG AACTGTGACCTCTCGGGATGTGACCTGCAGGAAGCCAATCTCCGGGGCTCCAATGTAAAAGGTGCCATCTTTGAAGAGATGCTGACCCCTTTGCACATGTCTCAGAGCGTCAGATAG
- the cdca2 gene encoding cell division cycle-associated protein 2, translating into MASRKVLQEIHILPPSAEGPQEDVQLPVLQRKQPPAASSWTDIYDECKENVVPPDLESFTEGEDEYQKKGLKILEDSDSNRLMDSHSQAEETISGSHSYSSLHQPAQDNMEMETKAEAGAYCTPSRDRGESHLEAESCHTPLDFSNGDVAELGITTDSFTKCAGTSPKSQLKHRRRSTIGVRGSPEMNFLICQIAKQRSKEKREPDPLENPFISPRNSLLKDKMSAFRNAFQVVDEDEGKPPFPGFSEETESQPERGEETAEPPQKKKRIYSIFNPIHENATKKPSPLALPSPAEKATKCLSSSVGKKTPKPDHKLPSAVPPNHSNSAVVQPALLSRSDDVFQTRSPKSLKRKVMFSDLPNPEVPDMSASVQQPMKNPTASQPCSNFTLKPVLKKTPKREPFNMEVSSHPKRFVFWDLSEEQEVVPFGLGETTDTGENEHLKKLESAKSSVKKKRVTFGKTLSPELFDRFLPANTPLRRGGTPYHHRISEGSATAEEVKGAGELSETLQQPNFDCEEEEEPFKPLSLSFEAELTEIQGHTDKAELRQEMDESRLDESSLQHGLVLSPSPSVSSPEKSPSILHSDTESANDKSFFIPGPAASVAGSRLTRSSLKEKGCRSKEDSASVSQTEDIISPVKVAEKVKSKREKKPVRVVAKKVQIKAARGKGKKSRGKSKKSNQKAHYVERETVSKKPLLSPIPELPECYPTPSAPGSFDFSQGHRNPTLKKRPTKTKSVLRKSGRVESKIECFLLSNSNNDSVAATADEKEKDSLEETAQEADGEQICLQVGHTNLSINIFQSTVSSLYSLIHTDSICSEDTLHVTDKSNLEKQQSVLEEKDLRQVPSQIPSQNSTRRRSIKRKNGPRQAGEDKTTVASLESKPLNNQSPNQQTFDLQPENPQEDSSTNSSSSLPDPVLFSAIETVDAKKCRRSFRNHRRSTTLSVGSIEGSAEKSMQGDPPAASLCLEDKLDVCKGDEDFSIEDALKSNFPSEKKVRRSMRLRRDSGVVGLSWVQEEKRKETGRRKSICMSTVSQMETSQPLLKEQIPSPTTENEPVASIAKKSRRRTLCTSTLHEATSVSDFTWSDSTSSCNTLSNSKAEPLHGTDANILGI; encoded by the exons ATGGCTTCCAGAAAGGTTTTGCAGGAGATTCATATCTTACCACCATCAGCTGAGGGGCCACAAGAAGATGTACAGTTGCCTGTCCTTCAGAGAAAGCAGCCCCCAGCAGCAAGCAGTTGGACCGATATATATGATGAATGCAAAGAGAATGTGGTACCCCCAGATTTGGAAAGCTTTACAGAGGGGGAGGATGAATACCAGAAAAAAGGGCTAAAAATATTGGAGGATTCAGACAGCAACAGGTTGATGGATTCCCATTCACAAGCTGAAGAGACAATCTCAGGATCTCACAGCTATTCTTCTTTACACCAGCCGGCACAGGATAATATGGAAATGGAAACCAAGGCAGAAGCCGGGGCTTATTGCACACCTAGCAGGGACAGAGGAGAATCCCATCTGGAGGCAGAGTCCTGTCATACTCCATTAGACTTCTCCAACGGTGATGTGGCCGAGCTTGGTATCACTACTGACAGCTTCACCAAGTGCGCAG GTACATCTCCCAAATCACAGCTGAAGCATAGACGAAGATCCACAATTGGTGTCCGAGGCTCTCCTGAAATGAACTTTCTTATTTGCCAAATTGCCAAGCAAAGAAGCAAGGAGAAAAGAGAGCCAGATCCCTTG GAAAATCCATTTATATCTCCCCGGAATTCTTTATTGAAAGACAAAATGTCTGCATTTCGGAATGCTTTCCAGGTTGTTGATGAGGATGAAGGGAAGCCCCCCTTTCCTGGATTTTCAGAAGAGACAGAGTCTCAGCCTGAAAGAG GGGAAGAAACAGCTGAACCTCCGCAGAAGAAgaaaagaatatacagtattttcaatCCTATACATGAGAATGCAACCAAGAAGCCCTCACCACTAGCCCTTCCATCCCCAGCAGAAAAAGCTACCAAG TGCCTCAGCTCCTCTGTGGGCAAGAAGACTCCCAAACCTGACCATAAGTTACCCTCAGCCGTGCCTCCTAACCACTCTAACTCTGCTG TCGTCCAACCTGCCTTGCTCTCACGCAGTGATGACGTTTTTCAAACACGTTCTCCGAAATCCTTAAAGAGAAAAGTGATGTTTTCAGATCTACCGAATCCCGAAGTGCCTGATATGTCTGCCTCAGTCCAGCAACCAATGAAGAATCCTACTGCATCTCAGCCTTGCTCCAACTTTACCCTGAAGCCTGTCCTGAAAAAGACCCCAAAAAGGGAGCCCTTTAATATGGAG gtgtCATCACATCCAAAACGATTTGTATTTTGGGACCTGAGTGAAGAACAGGAAGTTGTGCCTTTTGGATTAGGAGAGACAACAGACACTG GAGAGAATGAACACTTAAAAAAACTAGAAAGTGCTAAAAGTTCTGTAAAGAAAAAGCGTGTTACTTTTGGTAAAACTCTGAGCCCAGAGTTGTTTGATAGATTTCTACCAGCAAACACCCCTCTGCGTCGTGGTGGGACGCCATATCACCACCGCATTTCAGAGGGCAGTGCAACAGCTGAAGAGGTGAAAGGAGCAGGCGAACTATCAGAAACATTGCAACAGCCGAACTTTGACTGTGAGGAGGAA GAAGAACCCTTTAAGCCCCTGTCATTGAGCTTTGAAGCAGAGTTGACCGAAATTCAAG gtCATACAGACAAAGCTGAGCTGAGGCAAGAAATGGATGAAAGCCGGCTGGATGAGTCCAGTTTGCAGCATGGGCTGgtactctccccttccccatCTGTCTCCTCTCCAGAGAAGAGTCCTTCTATCCTGCATTCAGACACAGAAAGTGCCAATG ATAAAAGCTTCTTCATCCCAGGGCCTGCTGCCTCTGTTGCTGGTAGCAGATTGACACgctcttctttaaaggaaaag ggttgCAGATCTAAGGAAGATTCTGCTAGTGTCTCGCAGACGGAGGATATTATCAGCCCAGTGAAAGTTGCAGAAAAGGTCAAGTCTAAAAGGGAGAAGAAGCCAGTAAGAGTTGTGGCCAAGAAAGTGCAG ATCAAAGCAGCCCGTGGCAAAGGGAAGAAGAGCAGAGGGAAATCCAAGAAGAGTAACCAGAAAGCCCACTATGTGGAACGGGAGACGGTCTCAAAAAAGCCGCTTCTGAGTCCCATTCCAGAACTGCCTGAGTGCTATCCCACACCTTCAGCCCCAGGCTCATTTGACTTCTCGCAGG GACATAGGAACCCAACACTTAAAAAAAGACCCACAAAGACAAAAAGTGTGTTAAGGAAAAGTGGAAGAGTTGAATCCAAAATTGAGTGTTTCTTACTCAGTAACTCCAATAATGACTCTGTGGCAGCAACAGCTGATGAAAAGGAGAAGGATAGCTTAGAGGAAACTGCACAAGAAGCAGATGGTGAACAAATCTGTCTGCAGGTTGGCCATACCAatctatctataaatatatttcaatCTACTGTGAGTAGTTTATACTCCCTTATCCACACTGACTCCATATGCAGCGAAGACACCCTCCATGTCACTGATAAATCAAATTTAGAGAAGCAGCAGTCTGTTCTGGAAGAGAAGGACTTGAGACAGGTTCCCTCTCAAATACCTTCACAGAACAGCACCAGGAGGCGGTCTATTAAGCGTAAAAATGGGCCTCGTCAAGCAGGAGAGGATAAAACTACTGTAGCATCACTGGAATCCAAGCCACTCAATAACCAGAGTCCAAATCAGCAAACATTTGATTTGCAGCCTGAGAATCCGCAAGAAGACAGTAGTACCAACAGCAGTTCATCCTTACCCGATCCTGTCTTATTTTCTGCAATAGAGACTGTAGACGCCAAAAAATGTAGGAGGTCTTTCAGGAACCATCGCAGGAGCACAACTTTATCTGTGGGTTCTATAGAAGGTTCTGCAGAGAAGAGCATGCAAGGAGATCCCCCTGCTGCATCTCTCTGCTTGGAGGATAAATTAGATGTCTGCAAGGGAGATGAAGACTTTTCAATAGAAGATGCTCTGAAGTCCAACTTTCCCAGTGAAAAGAAGGTGAGACGTAGCATGAGGCTACGAAGGGATTCTGGTGTGGTTGGATTGTCCTGGGTACAGGAGGAAAAGAGGAAAGAAACAGGCAGGCGAAAGTCCATATGCATGTCCACAGTGTCGCAAATGGAAACCTCCCAACCGCTGCTTAAGGAGCAAATCCCAAGCCCAACTACAGAGAACGAACCTGTTGCCAGCATAGCCAAAAAATCTCGGAGGAGGACTCTGTGCACGTCTACCCTTCATGAAGCCACATCTGTTAGTGACTTCACATGGAGTGACTCCACTAGCTCCTGCAACACTCTCTCCAACTCCAAAGCAGAACCCCTGCATGGTACAGATGCCAACATTCTGGGTATTTAA